The Pan paniscus chromosome 1, NHGRI_mPanPan1-v2.0_pri, whole genome shotgun sequence genome has a segment encoding these proteins:
- the AVPR1B gene encoding vasopressin V1b receptor gives MDSGPLWDANPTPRGTLSAPNATTPWLGRDEELAKVEIGVLATVLVLATGGNLAVLLTLGQLGRKRSRMHLFVLHLALTDLAVALFQVLPQLLWDITYRFQGPDLLCRAVKYLQVLSMFASTYMLLAMTLDRYLAVCHPLRSRQQPGQSTYLLIAAPWLLAAIFSLPQVFIFSLREVIQGSGVLDCWADFRFPWGPRAYLTWTTLAIFVLPVTMLTACYSLICHEICKNLKVKTQAWRVGGGVWRTWDRPSPSTSAATTRGLPSRVSSINTISRAKIRTVKMTFVIVLAYIACWAPFFSVQMWSVWDKNAPDEDSTNVAFTISMLLGNLNSCCNPWIYMGFNSHLLPQPLRHLACCGGPQPRMRRRLSDGSLSSRHTTLLTRSSCPATLSLSLSLTLSGRPRPEESPRDLELADREGTAETIIF, from the exons ATGGATTCTGGGCCTCTGTGGGATGCCAACCCCACCCCTCGGGGCACCCTCTCTGCCCCCAATGCCACAACACCCTGGCTGGGCCGGGATGAGGAGCTGGCCAAGGTGGAGATCGGAGTCCTGGCCACTGTCCTGGTGCTGGCGACCGGGGGCAACCTGGCTGTGCTGCTGACCCTGGGCCAGCTGGGCCGCAAGCGCTCCCGCATGCACCTGTTCGTGCTGCACCTAGCCCTGACAGACCTGGCTGTGGCGCTCTTCCAGGTGCTGCCACAGCTGCTGTGGGACATCACCTACCGCTTCCAGGGCCCCGACCTCCTGTGCAGGGCCGTCAAGTACCTGCAGGTGCTCAGCATGTTTGCCTCCACCTACATGCTGCTGGCCATGACGCTGGACCGCTACCTGGCTGTCTGTCACCCCCTGCGCAGCCGCCAGCAGCCAGGCCAGTCCACCTACCTGCTCATCGCTGCTCCCTGGCTGCTGGCCGCCATCTTCAGCCTCCctcaagttttcattttttccctgcGGGAGGTGATCCAGGGCTCAGGGGTGCTGGACTGCTGGGCAGACTTCCGCTTCCCTTGGGGGCCACGGGCGTACCTCACCTGGACCACCCTGGCTATCTTCGTTCTGCCGGTGACCATGCTCACGGCCTGCTACAGCCTCATCTGCCATGAGATCTGTAAAAACCTAAAAGTCAAGACACAGGCCTGGCGGGTGGGAGGAGGGGTCTGGAGGACTTGGGACAGGCCCTCACCTTCCACCTCAGCTGCCACCACTCGGGGGCTGCCATCTCGGGTCAGCAGTATCAACACCATCTCACGGGCCAAGATCCGAACAGTGAAGATGACCTTTGTCATCGTGCTGGCCTACATCGCTTGCTGGGCTCCCTTCTTCAGTGTCCAGATGTGGTCCGTGTGGGACAAGAATGCCCCTGATGAAG ATTCCACCAATGTGGCTTTCACCATCTCTATGCTTTTGGGCAACCTCAACAGCTGCTGCAACCCCTGGATCTACATGGGCTTCAACAGCCACCTGTTACCGCAGCCCCTGCGTCACCTTGCCTGCTGTGGGGGTCCCCAGCCCAGGATGCGCCGGCGGCTCTCCGACGGCAGCCTCTCGAGCCGCCACACCACGCTGCTGACCCGCTCCAGCTGCCCGGCcaccctcagcctcagcctcagcctaaCCCTCAGTGGGAGGCCCAGGCCTGAAGAGTCACCAAGGGACTTGGAGCTGGCGGATCGGGAAGGCACCGCTGAGACCATCATCTTTTAG
- the RHEX gene encoding regulator of hemoglobinization and erythroid cell expansion protein, with amino-acid sequence MEVWHGLVIAAVSLFLQACFLTAINYLLSRHMAHKNEQILKAASLQVPRPSPGHHHPPAVKEMKETQTERDIPMSDSLYRHDSDTPSDSLDSSCSSPPACQATEDVDYTQVVFSAPGELKNDSPLDYENIKEITDYVNVNPERHKPSFWYFVNPALSEPAEYDQVAM; translated from the exons ATGGAGGTCTGGCATGGCTTAGTGATCGCGGCGGTGTCCCTCTTCCTGCAGGCCTGCTTCCTCACCGCCATCAACTACCTGCTCAGCAGGCACATGG CCCACAAGAATGAACAGATACTGAAAGCGGCCAGTCTCCAGGTTCCCAGGCCGAGCCCTGGCCACCATCATCCACCTGCTGTCAAAGAGATGAAGGAGactcagacagagagagacatccCAATGTCTGATTCCCTTTACAGGC ATGACAGCGACACACCCTCAGATAGCTTGGATAGCTCCTGCAGTTCGCCTCCTGCCTGCCAG GCCACGGAGGATGTGGATTACACACAAGTCGTCTTTTCGGCCCCTGGAGAACTAAAAAATGACTCCCCGCTGGACTATGAGAACATAAAGGAAATCACAGATTATGTCAATGTCAATCCAGAAAGACACAAGCccagtttctggtattttgtCAACCCTGCTCTGTCTGAGCCAGCGGAATATGATCAAGTGGCCATGtga